In one window of Camelina sativa cultivar DH55 chromosome 15, Cs, whole genome shotgun sequence DNA:
- the LOC104745907 gene encoding PTI1-like tyrosine-protein kinase At3g15890: MQLFNSCCGKGFDGKKKEKTEPSWRIFSLKELHAATNSFNYDNKLGEGRFGSVYWGQLWDGSQIAVKRLKAWSNREEIDFAVEVEILARIRHKNLLSVRGYCAEGQERLLVYEYMPNLSLVSHLHGQHSAECLLDWTKRMKIAISSAQAIAYLHHNATPQIIHGDVRASNVLLDSEFEARVTDFGYGKLMPDDTGDGATKAKSSNGYISPECVASGKESEASDVYSFGILLLVLVSGKRPLERLNATTTRGITEWVLPLVYERKFVEIVDQRLSEEHVEEKLKKVVLVGLMCAQTEPEKRPTMSQVVEMLMNESKEKMSELEDNPLFKNPFSSNENDSEQAAEESSDVTS, from the exons ATGCAACTTTTTAATAGCTGTTGTGGAAAAGGATTTGATGG gaagaagaaggaaaagacaGAGCCATCTTGGAGGATATTTTCATTGAAGGAACTTCATGCGGCCACTAACAGTTTCAATTACGATAACAAACTCGGTGAAGGTCGATTTGGTAGTGTGTATTGGGGTCAGCTTTGGGATGGATCACAA ATTGCTGTCAAGAGATTGAAGGCATGGAGTAACAGAGAGGAGATTGATTTTGCTGTGGAAGTTGAGATTCTTGCTCGTATTCGTCATAAGAATCTGTTGAGTGTTCGTGGCTACTGTGCTGAAGGACAAGAACGTCTTCTTGTATATGAGTACATGCCGAATTTAAGCTTGGTTTCACATCTTCATGGTCAGCATTCAGCTGAATGTCTTCTAGATTGGACCAAGCGGATGAAGATTGCTATAAGCTCTGCTCAGGCCATTGC GTACCTACACCACAACGCAACCCCACAGATAATCCATGGAGATGTGAGAGCTAGCAATGTGTTGTTAGATTCTGAATTCGAAGCTCGAGTTACAGATTTTGGATATGGTAAGTTGATGCCAGATGATACTGGAGATGGAGCTACCAAAGCCAAAAGTAGTAATGGGTATATCTCACCAGAATGTGTTGCATCAGGAAAAGAATCAGAAGCAAGCGATGTGTACAGTTTCGGCATCCTTTTGCTAGTACTTGTTAGTGGCAAGAGACCTCTTGAAAGGCTGAACGCAACAACAACGCGGGGTATAACCGAGTGGGTTTTACCACTTGTCTACGAAAGAAAGTTTGTAGAAATCGTTGACCAGAGGCTGAGTGAGGAACATGTGGAAGAGAAGCTGAAGAAAGTAGTATTGGTGGGGCTTATGTGTGCTCAGACAGAGCCAGAGAAAAGACCAACAATGTCTCAAGTGGTGGAGATGCTTATGAATGAATCAAAGGAGAAAATGTCTGAACTTGAAGACAATCCTCTCTTCAAGAATCCATTTAGCAGCAACGAAAACGATAGCGAGCAGGCTGCAGAGGAAAGCTCAGATGTCACCTCATAA
- the LOC104745906 gene encoding uncharacterized protein LOC104745906: MSASVFVPGMAIGVPTLLRSSSVHRSLEPTKKKTMNSIKFATISRNPSTGSGTKRSFRVTASDDRSEQADNGQGVQEDLNYLLKLGVGSVAGAAIIKYGCVLFPQITRPNLTQALFIIIAPVVISVILLILSSSSSKKQN, translated from the exons atgtcaGCTTCAGTCTTCGTCCCCGGTATGGCGATTGGAGTTCCGACGCTTCTTCGTTCGAGCTCTGTTCACCGGAGCTTAGAACccacgaagaagaagaccatGAATAGTATCAAATTCGCGACCATTTCTCGAAATCCTTCAACCGGTTCAGGGACAAAACGGTCATTTCGCGTTACGGCTTCCGATGACCGGTCGGAACAAGCGGATAACGGTCAAGGGGTTCAG GAGGACTTAAACTATTTGTTGAAGCTCGGAGTTGGTTCAGTGGCAGGCGCAGCTATAATCAAATACGGATGTGTCTTGTTCCCTCAGATCACAAGACCTAATCTCACTCAAGCCCTCTTCATTATCATTGCTCCTGTTGTAATCTCTGTTATCCTTTTGATtctgtcatcttcttcctccaagaAACAGAACTGA
- the LOC109129249 gene encoding LOW QUALITY PROTEIN: uncharacterized protein LOC109129249 (The sequence of the model RefSeq protein was modified relative to this genomic sequence to represent the inferred CDS: inserted 2 bases in 1 codon) yields MTSLRERKRALRCIQRRQVKGKLNDCDPCETSXSSMIHLRAYCC; encoded by the exons atgACATcgttgagagaaagaaagagagcttTGAGATGCATACAAAGGAGACAAGTCAAAGGAAAACTAAACGATTGTGATCCTTGTGAAACAAG TTCATCGATGATTCACCTGAGAGCTTACTGTTGCTAG
- the LOC104748218 gene encoding uncharacterized protein LOC104748218 produces the protein MQWTRLPETHMFCSVFPIGLTGNGSTGRYYVVILLAPTPSTLNLQVLDSNRGKWNSYTIEHPPWSQSGWWPTNCQALNFNKALHWLAHDGPIVAYNPKYKQQCIIIHRCQEMRHASYGDDAVVSETLTVSMGHLRIIQLVCYPFPHDHHHVSIWTLVDYKQSLWKQEHDSVYFRDMVSGIPWIQDYMREYNLKTTKQHDMSFVMSIFIREQPPETRERIIFPHPLLCHPTNPLLVYLYLPERIVSLDVATKRLRLVTKDIKRGMRTIFGRYELGYDMVIPMVLHLDPSLVLEHEGVLLPRRKRGRRRI, from the exons ATGCAATGGACCCGTCTTCCTGAAACTCACATGTTCTGCTCAGTATTTCCTATCGGGTTAACAGGGAATGGCTCGACGGGCAGGTACTATGTTGTCATACTATTAGCGCCTACACCTTCTACGCTTAATCTTCAAGTCTTGGATTCTAATCGCGGAAAATGGAACTCCTATACTATCGAGCATCCGCCTTGGTCACAGTCCGGATGGTGGCCGACGAATTGCCAGGCCTTGAACTTTAACAAAGCTCTACATTGGTTAGCCCACGACGGACCTATTGTAGCTTATAACCCTAAATATAAGCAACAATGCATCATCATCCATCGTTGCCAAGAGATGCGCCATGCTTCTTATGGTGATGATGCGGTCGTTTCAGAGACATTAACCGTCTCCATGGGCCATCTACGCATCATTCAGCTCGTTTGTTATCCCTTTCCAC ATGATCATCACCATGTTTCTATTTGGACACTCGTGGATTACAAACAGTCCCTGTGGAAACAAGAGCACGACTCTGTCTATTTCAGAGACATGGTTTCTGGTATTCCCTGGATACAAGACTATATGCGGGAATATAATCTAAAGACAACTAAGCAACATGATATGTCTTTCGTCATGTCAATTTTCATAAGAGAGCAGCCTCCAGAAACTAGAGAGCGGATCATTTTTCCACATCCTTTACTTTGCCATCCAACCAATCCTCTTCTCGTTTACCTGTATTTACCTGAACGTATCGTTTCTCTTGATGTCGCAACAAAAAGGCTGCGGTTAGTGACAAAAGACATCAAAAGAGGCATGCGTACTATATTTGGCCGATACGAATTAGGATATGACATGGTGATACCAATGGTTCTTCACTTAGATCCATCATTGGTCTTGGAACATGAGGGTGTGCTGCTGCCACGTCgtaagagaggaagaagaagaatataa
- the LOC104745908 gene encoding uncharacterized protein LOC104745908 — translation MNLYAHDLSLLDFNYDVSGPFAEQLSRRHFLSPGPFFQGDDDDYRRNTIHDGANGRREADTDSMVSPPHRHDGMSPLPLGMDWSAPPRLWEGRDTVWPHHPQTGWSYCVTIPSWIGFPKSSVSEPAVFYRVQVGIQSPEGITSVRRILRRFNDFLELYSSIKKEFVKKRLPQAPPKKILRVKNQTLLEERRCSLEDWMNRLLSDIDISRSALIATFLELEAAVRSYFSDECQETEVTSGDIPSLLPATSSDVPGSSSVIVDHGNDSADETSDASTMKHDKASLKNLVSRNSTSEDDVTDWHELITGYGLLDKSSFRENIECLSSTNGASETGTVTGGGISSRVGIQRLDGSDRKFQEKTIESIVPPGEPDLVNQGSIDTQDEVHGNMYSAVGVNTETQKNPAIVFHSEERHKLKRVIDMLKQRLETAKADTEDLISRLNQELAVRQFLSTKVKDLEVELETTRESCKQGMERTVLDETERFTQIQWDMEELRKQCMDMESFLNSIKDEKAHTETANQSLVQENQMLLQQITDLREEFENFHIEHEELEVKSKAELKVLVKEVKSLRTTQSELRQELSRTMKEKLEMERIVQREKDREETAKTADKKLLHEYDVLQNRLQECSVKFHIEEESKLIMDSSSPSEAIELLATSDNRIGLLIAETQLLSEEVEKLRLTSGGHRGTDDVVRKMLTEVLIDNARLRKQVNSVVRCSLSARELSVREAGIEEEVEEQEGSIDLARSVMSKILEK, via the exons ATGAATCTTTACGCTCACGATCTTTCTCTTCTCGATTTCAATTACGACGTCTCCGGTCCCTTCGCCGAGCAGCTCTCTCGCCGCCACTTCCTCTCGCCTGGCCCTTTCTTCCAAGGAGACGACGACGATTATCGCCGTAATACCATTCACGACGGAGCTAATGGACGACGAGAAGCTGATACCGATTCTATGGTATCTCCGCCGCATCGCCACGACGGGATGTCTCCGTTACCTCTGGGGATGGATTGGAGTGCTCCTCCTCGTCTTTGG GAAGGACGGGACACGGTTTGGCCACACCATCCTCAAACTGGTTGGAGTTACTGTGTCACTATCCCTTCTTGGATTGGCTTTCCTAAATCAAGCGTTTCAGAACCCGCCGTG TTTTATAGAGTGCAAGTGGGGATACAATCTCCTGAGGGAATCACTTCTGTTAGGCGTATACTTAGAAGATTCAATGATTTCTTGGAACTATATTCGTCA ATTAAAAAGGAGTTTGTGAAGAAAAGATTACCCCAGGCACCACCAAAGAAGATTCTGAGGGTAAAAAACCAGACTCTTTTGGAAGAG AGGAGGTGCTCTCTGGAAGATTGGATGAATAGACTTTTGTCAGATATTGATATATCCAGAAGCGCTCTGATCGCAACATTCCTTGAGCTTGAAGCTGCTGTCAGGTCTT ATTTTAGTGATGAATGTCAAGAAACTGAAGTTACCTCTGGGGACATCCCGTCACTTCTTCCTGCTACCAGCTCTGATGTTCCTGGTAGTTCATCAGTTATCGTGGATCATGGCAATGATTCTGCTGATGAGACATCTGATGCCTCAACGATGAAGCATGACAAAGCTAGTCTCAAAAATCTTGTCTCGAGGAATTCAACTTCTGAAGATGATGTGACTGATTGGCATGAATTAATCACAGGATACGGACTTCTTGATAAAAGTTCGTTCCGGGAAAATATCGAATGTCTTTCTAGTACTAATGGAGCTTCAGAAACTGGTACTGTAACTGGAGGAGGCATTTCTAGTCGAGTTGGAATTCAGAGGTTGGATGGAAGTGACAGAAAGTTTCAAGAAAAGACCATTGAAAGCATTGTACCTCCTGGGGAACCTGATTTAGTTAACCAAGGCTCTATCGATACTCAGGATGAAGTTCATGGAAACATGTATAGTGCGGTTGGTGTAAATACTGAGACTCAGAAGAATCCGGCTATTGTCTTTCACTCTGAGGAGAGACATAAGTTAAAGAGGGTTATTGATATGTTAAAGCAGAGACTTGAAACAGCAAAAGCTGACACGGAAGATCTTATCTCCAGGCTGAATCAGGAGCTGGCTGTTCGACAATTTTTATCAACAAAG GTTAAAGATTTAGAGGTTGAACTTGAAACAACTCGAGAGAGCTGCAAGCAAGGCATGGAGAGAACAGTTCTAGATGAAACGGAAAGGTTTACTCAAATTCAGTGGGATATGGAGGAACTCCGCAAGCAATGCATGGATATGGAATCATTTTTGAACTCTATAAAG GACGAGAAAGCACATACTGAGACTGCAAATCAGTCACTTGTTCAAGAAAATCAGATGCTGCTGCAGCAGATCACTGATCTAAGAGAAGAATTTGAGAATTTTCACATAGAACACGAAGAGCTGGAAGTGAAATCGAAAGCAGAGCTGAAAGTACTCGTCAAAGAGGTCAAGTCTCTCCGAACCACTCAATCAGAATTGAGACAAGAGCTTAGCCGCACAATGAAAGAAAAACTGGAGATGGAG AGAATTGTTCAACGGGAGAAGGATAGAGAAGAAACTGCAAAAACCGCAGACAAGAAGTTGCTGCATGAGTATGATGTTCTACAAAATCGGCTTCAAGAGTGCAGTGTCAAGTTCCACATTGAGGAGGAGAGTAAGTTAATAATGGACTCATCATCTCCATCTGAAGCCATCGAGCTACTAGCAACATCTGATAACCGAATAGGTCTTCTAATTGCTGAG ACCCAGCTTCTCTCAGAGGAAGTGGAAAAGCTGAGGCTTACATCGGGAGGGCATCGTGGAACAGACGATGTGGTAAGGAAGATGCTGACGGAGGTGCTGATTGATAATGCCAGATTAAGGAAGCAGGTTAACTCTGTTGTTCGTTGCTCTTTGTCCGCACGTGAACTCTCAGTTAGAGAAGCCGGAATAGAAGAGGAAGTAGAAGAGCAAGAAGGAAGTATTGATCTAGCAAGAAGTGTTATGAGCAAGATCCTTGAGAAATGA
- the LOC104745910 gene encoding putative pentatricopeptide repeat-containing protein At3g15930 isoform X1, producing the protein MIYSRFISILGSCKTTDHFKQVHSQTITRGLSPNPTVQKKLLLFWCTRLGGHMSYACKLFVKIPEPDVVVWNNMIKGWSRVEDCGGQGVRLYLNMLKEGVTPDSHTFPFLLNSLKRDGALACGKKLHCHVAKFGLGSNNLYVQNGLVQMYSFCGLMDMARGVFDRRCKEDVFSWNLMISGYNRMRQYEESMELFAEMERNFVFPTSVTLLLVLSACSKVKDKDLCKRVHGYVSECMKEPSLKLENALVNACAACGEMDTAVRIFRSMKTRDVISWTSIVKGFVESGNLELARTYFDQMPVRDRVSWTIMIDGYLRADCFNESLEMFREMQCAGMIPDEFTMVSVLTACAHLGSLEIGEWVKTYIDKNKIKNDVVVGNALIDMYFKCGCSEKAQNVFSDMDQRDKFTWTAMVVGLANNGQGQEAIEVFLQMQEMSIQPDAITYLGVLSACNHSGMVDQARKIFAKMRSDHNIEPSLAHYGCMVDLIGRAGLVKEAYVIIRNMPMNPNSIVWGALLGACRLHNDEPMAELAAKKILELEPDNGAVYALLCNIYAGCERWEDLGEVRRKMIDITVKKTPGFSLIDVNGFAHEFVAGDKSHLQSEEIYLKLEELTQESTFAAYLPDTSESLFEAG; encoded by the coding sequence ATGATTTACTCTCGTTTCATCTCTATCCTTGGATCTTGCAAAACGACAGACCACTTCAAGCAGGTACATTCCCAAACCATTACGAGAGGTCTATCACCAAACCCAACCGTGCAAAAGAAGCTCTTACTCTTCTGGTGTACTCGTCTAGGTGGCCACATGAGTTACGCCTGTAAGCTGTTTGTGAAAATACCTGAACCAGACGTGGTTGTGTGGAACAATATGATCAAGGGATGGTCAAGGGTAGAGGATTGTGGTGGGCAAGGAGTTAGATTGTATTTGAATATGTTGAAGGAAGGTGTGACTCCGGATAGCCACACGTTTCCTTTCTTGTTGAACAGTCTTAAGCGAGATGGAGCGTTGGCTTGTGGTAAGAAGCTGCATTGCCATGTTGCGAAATTTGGATTAGGTTCCAATAACCTTTATGTGCAGAATGGTCTTGTTCAAATGTACTCTTTTTGTGGACTAATGGATATGGCTCGTGGGGTTTTCGACAGGAGATGCAAAGAGGATGTCTTTTCTTGGAACTTGATGATCTCTGGGTATAATAGGATGAGGCAATACGAAGAAAGCATGGAACTTTTTGCTGAGATGGAGAGGAACTTTGTTTTTCCAACTTCTGTTACCTTACTTCTTGTTCTCTCGGCTTGTTCCAAGGTAAAAGATAAGGATCTCTGTAAAAGGGTTCATGGGTATGTTAGTGAATGTATGAAGGAACCTAGTTTGAAATTGGAGAATGCTCTTGTTAATGCATGTGCTGCTTGCGGGGAAATGGATACAGCGGTAAGGATTTTCAGGAGTATGAAGACTAGGGATGTGATTTCTTGGACATCTATTGTGAAAGGGTTTGTTGAGTCAGGGAATCTAGAGTTAGCTAGAACATATTTTGATCAGATGCCAGTGAGAGACAGAGTCTCGTGGACTATTATGATTGATGGTTACCTACGAGCTGATTGCTTCAATGAATCTCTGGAAATGTTCCGCGAGATGCAATGTGCAGGTATGATACCCGATGAGTTTACCATGGTTAGTGTTCTCACAGCTTGTGCTCATCTAGGTTCCTTGGAGATTGGTGAATGGGTGAAGACGTACATAGACAAAAACAAGATCAAGAACGATGTTGTTGTAGGGAATGCTTTGATCGATATGTATTTCAAATGTGGGTGTTCTGAGAAAGCTCAGAATGTTTTCAGTGACATGGATCAGAGAGACAAATTCACATGGACAGCCATGGTTGTTGGTCTTGCCAACAATGGACAAGGTCAAGAGGCCATTGAAGTTTTCTTACAAATGCAAGAAATGTCAATACAACCAGATGCTATTACTTACCTTGGCGTCCTCTCTGCTTGTAACCATAGTGGTATGGTAGACCAAGCAAGAAAAATTTTCGCCAAGATGAGAAGCGACCATAATATTGAGCCGAGTTTAGCACATTATGGATGTATGGTTGACCTAATTGGTCGAGCTGGGCTAGTCAAGGAAGCATATGTGATAATAAGGAACATGCCAATGAATCCAAACTCGATTGTGTGGGGAGCTCTACTTGGTGCTTGTAGACTTCATAATGATGAACCAATGGCTGAATTGGCAGCTAAGAAAATTCTTGAGTTGGAACCTGATAATGGGGCTGTTTACGCTTTACTATGCAATATATATGCAGGTTGCGAAAGATGGGAGGATTTGGGAGAAGTTAGAAGAAAGATGATAGACATCACAGTTAAGAAGACACCAGGCTTCAGTTTAATCGACGTAAACGGGTTTGCTCACGAATTTGTTGCTGGAGACAAGTCACATCTTCAATCTGAAGAGATTTACTTGAAACTAGAAGAATTAACCCAAGAGTCGACATTTGCAGCATACTTGCCTGATACTTCCGAATCATTGTTCGAGGCTGGGTAA
- the LOC104745910 gene encoding putative pentatricopeptide repeat-containing protein At3g15930 isoform X2: MSYACKLFVKIPEPDVVVWNNMIKGWSRVEDCGGQGVRLYLNMLKEGVTPDSHTFPFLLNSLKRDGALACGKKLHCHVAKFGLGSNNLYVQNGLVQMYSFCGLMDMARGVFDRRCKEDVFSWNLMISGYNRMRQYEESMELFAEMERNFVFPTSVTLLLVLSACSKVKDKDLCKRVHGYVSECMKEPSLKLENALVNACAACGEMDTAVRIFRSMKTRDVISWTSIVKGFVESGNLELARTYFDQMPVRDRVSWTIMIDGYLRADCFNESLEMFREMQCAGMIPDEFTMVSVLTACAHLGSLEIGEWVKTYIDKNKIKNDVVVGNALIDMYFKCGCSEKAQNVFSDMDQRDKFTWTAMVVGLANNGQGQEAIEVFLQMQEMSIQPDAITYLGVLSACNHSGMVDQARKIFAKMRSDHNIEPSLAHYGCMVDLIGRAGLVKEAYVIIRNMPMNPNSIVWGALLGACRLHNDEPMAELAAKKILELEPDNGAVYALLCNIYAGCERWEDLGEVRRKMIDITVKKTPGFSLIDVNGFAHEFVAGDKSHLQSEEIYLKLEELTQESTFAAYLPDTSESLFEAG; this comes from the coding sequence ATGAGTTACGCCTGTAAGCTGTTTGTGAAAATACCTGAACCAGACGTGGTTGTGTGGAACAATATGATCAAGGGATGGTCAAGGGTAGAGGATTGTGGTGGGCAAGGAGTTAGATTGTATTTGAATATGTTGAAGGAAGGTGTGACTCCGGATAGCCACACGTTTCCTTTCTTGTTGAACAGTCTTAAGCGAGATGGAGCGTTGGCTTGTGGTAAGAAGCTGCATTGCCATGTTGCGAAATTTGGATTAGGTTCCAATAACCTTTATGTGCAGAATGGTCTTGTTCAAATGTACTCTTTTTGTGGACTAATGGATATGGCTCGTGGGGTTTTCGACAGGAGATGCAAAGAGGATGTCTTTTCTTGGAACTTGATGATCTCTGGGTATAATAGGATGAGGCAATACGAAGAAAGCATGGAACTTTTTGCTGAGATGGAGAGGAACTTTGTTTTTCCAACTTCTGTTACCTTACTTCTTGTTCTCTCGGCTTGTTCCAAGGTAAAAGATAAGGATCTCTGTAAAAGGGTTCATGGGTATGTTAGTGAATGTATGAAGGAACCTAGTTTGAAATTGGAGAATGCTCTTGTTAATGCATGTGCTGCTTGCGGGGAAATGGATACAGCGGTAAGGATTTTCAGGAGTATGAAGACTAGGGATGTGATTTCTTGGACATCTATTGTGAAAGGGTTTGTTGAGTCAGGGAATCTAGAGTTAGCTAGAACATATTTTGATCAGATGCCAGTGAGAGACAGAGTCTCGTGGACTATTATGATTGATGGTTACCTACGAGCTGATTGCTTCAATGAATCTCTGGAAATGTTCCGCGAGATGCAATGTGCAGGTATGATACCCGATGAGTTTACCATGGTTAGTGTTCTCACAGCTTGTGCTCATCTAGGTTCCTTGGAGATTGGTGAATGGGTGAAGACGTACATAGACAAAAACAAGATCAAGAACGATGTTGTTGTAGGGAATGCTTTGATCGATATGTATTTCAAATGTGGGTGTTCTGAGAAAGCTCAGAATGTTTTCAGTGACATGGATCAGAGAGACAAATTCACATGGACAGCCATGGTTGTTGGTCTTGCCAACAATGGACAAGGTCAAGAGGCCATTGAAGTTTTCTTACAAATGCAAGAAATGTCAATACAACCAGATGCTATTACTTACCTTGGCGTCCTCTCTGCTTGTAACCATAGTGGTATGGTAGACCAAGCAAGAAAAATTTTCGCCAAGATGAGAAGCGACCATAATATTGAGCCGAGTTTAGCACATTATGGATGTATGGTTGACCTAATTGGTCGAGCTGGGCTAGTCAAGGAAGCATATGTGATAATAAGGAACATGCCAATGAATCCAAACTCGATTGTGTGGGGAGCTCTACTTGGTGCTTGTAGACTTCATAATGATGAACCAATGGCTGAATTGGCAGCTAAGAAAATTCTTGAGTTGGAACCTGATAATGGGGCTGTTTACGCTTTACTATGCAATATATATGCAGGTTGCGAAAGATGGGAGGATTTGGGAGAAGTTAGAAGAAAGATGATAGACATCACAGTTAAGAAGACACCAGGCTTCAGTTTAATCGACGTAAACGGGTTTGCTCACGAATTTGTTGCTGGAGACAAGTCACATCTTCAATCTGAAGAGATTTACTTGAAACTAGAAGAATTAACCCAAGAGTCGACATTTGCAGCATACTTGCCTGATACTTCCGAATCATTGTTCGAGGCTGGGTAA